In Capsicum annuum cultivar UCD-10X-F1 unplaced genomic scaffold, UCD10Xv1.1 ctg59542, whole genome shotgun sequence, the sequence tgagatttcacttactttttttttcacaagtactccctccgtttcggaataagtgaattgttgggatatttattggtgtttcaaaataagtgaatcattgaatttttttccaaatttacccttatgatttgacaatcaattaacttttaaaaaggtattataaggtcaactttttctttttttggggtaaaaataaaaagttgtgttaaatttatgtctttaatgcttttttcttaatctgtgtgccaaaatccaacaattcatttattatgaaatggagggagtttcttttatagtaattttattatatcacttctaattagttgttgtgagttaTTTAAGACATATCTACTTtgctgtttcaatcgtgattactatatcacctctaattaattattatggtcatctaagcatcatgtcacttaaatcaTAGTAGAAAAgttttacacaataattaaaaatttaaattatttttaaaatgcaaTTGACTATTAGTGACACAAAACTCTGTACAAGGAGTGTAgcatatgttttttaaaaattacacaaaaatattataaattacaataactaaaaacttgaaatatctaaaaataatttagtctattatatatttttataaaatacttaaaaaatactataaatcacaataattaacaacttaaaaaatttaaatgatataaatatttggttgtcagtgtcacttaaattgaaatagaagaaaaatattatgaatcacaataattaataatttaaattattttaaaaatacaattgactatcaatgacacaaaagtttggatagagagagtaacatatattatttaaaaattacacaaaaaatattatagattacaatattaacaacttaaaatatctaaaaacatattaaaagtctgattgattatctaaattcaatTTGTGTCACgaaaattgagacaaaaaaatatatattgagctCATGATAGATCTCGAATGAATCTTAGGATGTATACGcaatccatcttttttttttaacttttgtttaaatatatcaaatttgAAAAATGCAAGTTCTAATACAGTACGTCAAACAATGTATAAAGAAtaatgttagcataaataataccaatattactaatacaaacattattaatgcaaacattattaatacattctATCAGCATTATTTTTGTACACTCTAACAAACGAACCATGTTTTAATGGAAGGAACATATACAAAGTAAAGttcaataaaatatttacataagtgcgttttatcgtgttctcaaagtcaaataatttaaattaatagaaaagatggtaacttataattttcttttctatataatttttggaacacttaaaatttgaatttaaaatattaatttagtttaacttcaaagaacaagttgacaaataaaagagaaggagaaagtgAAAGCAAATGATGTTTATGACGGCTTAGTAAGGGAATACAGTGTGGGTTATTAATTGCAATCTACATGTGATGTAATAAATAATGACTAGACAACCctttatctttttcaataattattctctattttatacaacaaatatcaagtcttatgtatcaatttGAATCTCAAATTTTCTACTTAATGTAGCAAATATTAATCATATGATTAAAGATATAAACTTCTAAATGCATCGAATTTTGTTTTTTATATGAGTacgttatacataattatcttgtaagACTTGGTTTCTTCAAAAATACTACCAAGTAgttaatatattttgtgtattcaaattttataattcataattcgaattaatatcaatttaactTACTATACATAGTacaaatatcttaatgttgggccgtGCTGACACGCCCTGCTACTCtagtatattatattttttttctactatatagaaacaTAACCAAGGAAACGatcaagggcatttttgtcctCTTACCTCTCAAAATATATCCTATGTGGCAGTGGTCTCCTCCACACTCTTATAACTCTCCGGGTTCCTCAGTTCAATAACATGTTTACGACAGAACGGGACCCAAATGTTGGCAAAACTGGCAGTTTCTGCCATTGCTTCAAATGTCAAAAGAGCACCTCCATCATCAGATACATAGCAAGAAAGTTTTTCGACAGGGTACTCGGCAGCAAGAATAGATAGTGTAGTGTTTGCTGTAACGAGTGGCGGCTCTTCCTCTGGATCAGCTGTCGAAACAAATACATCCATTCCTGGAAGATCAGATTTTCCGGTAGGATTGGTTGAGGTCGGAgtttcaaacttttcttttaaGACAGAAAGATCGGTAGCACGATTGACTGGACGTAACTTTGGAAGTTGATCAAGCAACCATGAAATTGCAAACCAAATCTCACAGATTATGGACATATACCACAGCCATATAGCATCATTATTTGGATGGCTGACCCTCCATTGAAGAAATAATCCAAGTACAACGACACGAATTAAGATCAAAAGCCTGTAAAATGAAAGATATGTCACGTCAGCTTCTTCGTCtgtttacttctttatattttgaattttgttagtgAGAATTCAGACTCCACTACTGCACGCTAAGCCTTAAGAAACTAAATTTACAGCGCGCTAAAAATGGCTTAGACGGGTAATGGCAGTAGATGGTGCTATCAAATTTGGGATTACGAAAAACACATCAAACAGAAGTTGCCAAGCTAAATGATTTATCCCCTACAAGGTATAGTATATAGGGTGTTTGTTATAGAGAGGTTTAGAAGACAAAACATAGTTGTTGAAAACTACTTGGAACAGGAAAATTACCGGTATGGGCTGAGAACTGCCGCAGGTATGTTCAGCTTACGCGTAAGTGGCCTCCAAGGCTTGTTGAAAAGTTCAGAATGCTCACCGATATTATCATCTTCATCGTTTCCAAATACTTCATCCTTTGGCCATATAGCATTCCCATATCCATACGTTCCTTTCGTCTCAAATAACCACCTATTATGATCAAAATCCCCAGTTTGACTCCTCATCAACCCTGACTCGCTTCTTATTATGGCTGACTTATTAGCTGATCGCATCACTGACAACCTCCTTTCACTTTTCGACATCCCAACATTTGAAGTCAATGACAAAGGTTGTCTAGAGGGATCGACAGCATTCTCAGCCAAATCAGTGTTCTTGTAAGTCTCTTTACAACCGGGACAAATCCCATCTCCGGTTTTGACAGCATCAATATAACAATCGCGACAGATTTTGAAGTCACATTCACAAGGAAGGATATCTTCACCCCTCCCATCACTCAT encodes:
- the LOC124893435 gene encoding cellulose synthase-like protein D2; this encodes MDGRSFKPSDSQKGKPPGVTFARRTSSGRYVNLSRDSLDSEISGIEFANYTVHMPPTPDNQPFDPTISQRVEEQYVSNSLFSGGYNSATRAHLMDKVIDSEANHPQMVGTKGSSCAVQGCDGKVMSDGRGEDILPCECDFKICRDCYIDAVKTGDGICPGCKETYKNTDLAENAVDPSRQPLSLTSNVGMSKSERRLSVMRSANKSAIIRSESGLMRSQTGDFDHNRWLFETKGTYGYGNAIWPKDEVFGNDEDDNIGEHSELFNKPWRPLTRKLNIPAAVLSPYRLLILIRVVVLGLFLQWRVSHPNNDAIWLWYMSIICEIWFAISWLLDQLPKLRPVNRATDLSVLKEKFETPTSTNPTGKSDLPGMDVFVSTADPEEEPPLVTANTTLSILAAEYPVEKLSCYVSDDGGALLTFEAMAETASFANIWVPFCRKHVIELRNPESYKSVEETTAT